TGACAACCTGTATTTTTTTCTCTTGACTTTTTAGTGTTAGATTGTAACCCATCCTTGCCAGATATTAAGGAGTTGATACAtgaattaaataaaacaaatggTTTGTTCAAGCTCGTCAGGATCATGAGACGGAGATTCCAGGAGGCTGCAGCAGAAGGTGTGCCCtgaatttttaactttttgcttgAAAGGTATTTTTCCACTAAACGGTTGTTATATGTTTGCTATTTTCAACAGGATCTGGGGCTCCAGCATTGTCTCTGCATCAAGGTTCATCAATAATATCTACGTCAGCACCAGGCTTGTCATCATCAACTGAGAGAAGTGATTCTTCAACTGAAGAAATTAACATGGATGAAGTTGAGGAAACTAACAAACATTCTAAGAACATTTTACCCAGAAAGAAACCAGCTATCCACTCCAGTGGATCTGCTTTTTCTTTGCGTAGATCTCCTCGTTTTAAGGTATATTCAATTTTAATGTTTGATATCTGCTGCTTTTGATTTAGGATTCTTGAGTATATGATACTAAGAGAATACTATAAGTCTATAACTTCTATGTATAACAGGTTGATCTTTCTTTAAAGCAGATTTCAAATTGTTGTGCAAAAGAGAATTACTAATAAAATGCACCTCGTATGGCAGGTCAGGAAATAAGATTGGAGGCTGTTAATGATTGAACAAGTATTAGGTTGATGGGCTCAGCCTTTTGCTTCCAAATTGCTTTGCAACTAACGTTGATTATGCCATTATGGGTCCTGATCTCTACATTTGCCAGAATTTCTCTGACTACTCTGAAGGGTCCATATCATACAAGTGAAGTTGAAGAAGGCTTTATCACATGACCTGTTGTATGTCCATGTATCTGATTTGTTTTTATGTGTATTATTTTACACGAAGTTATGGTTTTCATGTAATGCATGGGGGTGATTATCCCAAATGTACCGAATGCCAGTACTTTGTATTAATCTGATCTATATTCTAGGTTTCACATCATCGTACTTAAATTAAGGTTTGTGcagttttaaattaattaattgtgaaaGCTTGAAGGTGAAAGTTCACTTCTCTGTGAAATTAAGTTAGTATATAACGATGTAGTTTACATTCTTTAATTAGTAGGTTCTCATTCATTGCTTCGTTTTCAATCATTGTCTGCTTTGTTGCTCTTATCGCAGGGAATTTCCTGAAAGCAAAATATTTTACACTGCctaatgaaattatttgattttactGTTGGTTGAGTAATACATTATTTGAACAGGGCTGAAGGGGGAAGACTTTCTAGCCCTTGTATCTTTCAGGTATTCATTAAATTGACTTTCTATCTATATAACTGTTTAATGACAAACTTATGCACATTACATCTAAacctagattttttttttacaaaatgcTGAATAATATTTGACTAGGAGGGAAGTTTGCTTAGTCGTCTATTGATTAAGTTGCGAGTTTGAGTCCATAACTTTTGTGCTTCTAACTCATCATTGGCTAGGGATGAGCAGTTAGTCTCGTTACAATCTGCGTAAAATTTTCCACTCTTTCCTTCTGTTTGTGAACTCAGTGCTACGTAGCATGTTGTTGATGCTCCCTGCATAGCCATTTTATGTATTTTGTGAGTTAAATCAATCATTAATGgtgttgggggggggggggggggttgtaTTTTTTGCTTCTGATGATTAATCACACCTGACTTGTAGTTTTAAGTAACTTTGATGCCATAAAAAACAAAGAATCTGCACAGGAAAGTTTGAGAAGTCAGTTTCCCTCTTGCTCGTGTTGAAGGGTGAACTTTACATTATTCATATGCATCTACCTGTGATAAAGCCCTTATGAGCTCTAATGATGGCAGTTTTTACAATTCCTGGATGAACTGCATTTATGGTGACTCTGGCATTTCTTCCCTGCCATCCCACAAAAAAGAACTCGGGTGAGTCACTGAAATCTTTTCAATTTCTCATTTAGTTGCTTATGTTTCTTAGAATTGTTAGCTACCTTAGGAATAGGGTTGAGGGTTCATTTTATTGAATAAGGAAGAATGTGCAATGATATTGGAAAACTCTACCTGAAGTTGCCTTGATAGTTCCTTAGCATGCAAGATATTGGCTAGTTTTGACTGAGCATATGCACGAGTGCCATTGTATCTGCAAATAAACCACGATTCTTCAACGTTTCTTTAACCATGGCAGAGAAAGGATTGGGAGTGGACTATTATAGCTCCAATTATAGTAGTTGTTGTTTTCGACCCTTATTAACTTACAATGAACTACAGTATAAAACCATCTTTATTTGACGTAGTCGTAAGTATGGAGACGTGACCTTGATACAAGACTAAGAGGCTGATTCAATCTATGGTGGTCACCCACTTATGATATGTTTTCCTAAGTATTTCTTTGATGCTTAAATATTGTAGGATTAGATAGATTGTCATGTGAGATTAGTTGTAAGTTAACTCAGGTACCTATGgataattaaactaaaatagtcTTTACCCTTAACACATTTTCATGACTTATTAAACCATGTACGTTGTGGACACCACAACCAAAGAACCAAATGATATATCTTTTTAGACTAAACAACTTCACTTTGTCCTAAACATCATAGGATTGTTTGACTCACAAACTTCTTAAGTTGATATAATCGACTCAATTTTAGCTGTTGCTTTTTATAGTTATCGagtaaattcatttttctattttttttaatactttttaCATTTACTAAAGAACTTCATCTTCACTTTTTATTCACTTTTCACATTTACCAAGTAACTTCGTCTTATTGTCTTAATCTACTTTCCACAAGTATTAAGTGTAACTCTTGTTCTACGCTCCAAACAAAAACTACCTTCAACATAACAACCCTAAACTTATTAACTCTACTTGAGAGGTTACGCCCTTACGTGATTTTTTAGTGCAAGGAGGCTCTAAAAAGGATTGGCATACCTGTTTGGGTTGAGCATTTGACGAAAGCTTAAACCATCTTTCTTCACCCAGCCGTGAACCACTGATGAAACGTTGATAATCCTTCCTTCGATTCCTGTCTTGGCTGCTGTTTCTATCATTTTCTCTAACAGCCTCTCTGTCAGTAAATAATGTCCTGCAAAGAAGATAAACAAAAATGACTCAAaccatatattatataattCCATTTGTAACTCTCAATGTTAATTTATATTGCCCTATAAAATTGAAGGACCACGTCAGGAATCTACATGAAAAGTTTGAAACACCTGCCAACCTTGTTAAAAAGCAATCTTTCCGAAGGGAAAGGAGAGAGGTCAATTGCATTTAACTCCAAAGGCAAAGGTTCCATCTCTCACCTCTTATATATCTCGTATATTgttaacaaacaaaaaaaaagaaaaaggtttttgCATATTGATGGATGAAATTTCAGTTGTCTCTGGTAAGTTGGAAAATTCTTGAATGTAGTGTTTCAGGCAAAGTACACTTTTAAAGACGGTAGAAAGAAAATGTCATCTACTTAAAAACACTCCAAATTTTATTGGTTAAAATCTTAAAAGTACACctttaaaattttgaggttttttttttatacagtAGAAAATGTCTATATCGTTTGtgtttaataaattataatatttaaataaaaataaaatctaattttATAAGATCTAAAATTGAAATGGAAATTGATGTCTAGTGGAGCTTTATTTCAACTTTCATATACGATATATATtagaaaattttttaaatatagaataaTTAAGTGATATGTTAGACATAAAAagtcataaaattaaaaattaattgtaGATTAAATTGAAAACTcagtaaatatttaaaaaagaatcacataaatttttaaaagttattttaaatgacaatcACACTAAAATTATTTAGATATAAATTATCATATAtgttaatttattaatttatttgttaagattttagttcattttgctacatttaaaaacaataattttatcGAAAACATAGTTCGAAACCTACACGCTCGCGAGGTGGACACGGGTCCCGGGTTTCACTTGTCCTTATATTGATTTGTGTTTGGTGCATAATTTCTCAAGTCGGGACCCACCGCCAGATACGCCACCATACATTGTTGGGTACCTTAATATATCCTTTTACACCTGGTCGGTCtgtcttttccttttcttttttttttccaaaggtaattttaatttcaatcgACTGAATTAATCCTATTTTATCACTTTCTAAGTGGTATTAACATTGTAAAAGGCTATATTATTAACCAATTGTAATTGATTTCGAAACCTAATTTCTAACTTTAAAAAGCCTTTAGTTTAGTATTATATCAATtatatcatttaaatttaatacCAACGACTTCTTAAATCTAAAACTTTAAGCAAATAAgttaaagataaatttaatattataatatttaaagtaatttaattaagaaatatcgattcctttttatttatttatcttttttgttCGACATATGAATTAAAGATAATTCGTTCCTTATTTTAAAGAAATGTACGAAACACGTAGGTTGTGTCCAAATATTAGGTGTTAAATAgcatttattcaaataaatagtaagataaaaaaaaaaagtaataataattaagaTAAATTGTGTATCAAAAAATGTAGACATACCCAAATAATTTGTTGCAAATGTCAACTCAACTTTGTCTTCAGAGAACTCCAAATTCTTGGAGAAGACTCCAGCATTATTtctgcatatatatatatatagaaataaatatatattaaagattattttcaaaaatatcgtaaaatcaaccaaaatatttacaaatataataaaatgttaCGCAATCTACTTGTGATAGACCACGataaaatgttataaattacTAATTATGTCTACCTGACACAGATTGATATGAATAGAGTATATTGCAGTTTATCACATGTATTCTTTGATATTTTATTACAATCGTAAATATTCTCCACAgttttactatttaaaatttatattttagattttttaagttatatatgtagaggtattttcaaatataataaaacaaactaaaatatttacaaaatatattgtTAGACTCCGATGAGATTTTTATCGGTTCTATCAACGATATTGAGACACCGATAGTAATTGTACATATGGAATTTTgctatgtatatattttttttacgtATTTTAACAGTTTTGTAATTTAcattaagagagagagagagaaagagagagtaTTACATGAGAATGTTAAGTGGGAGTCCAAGAGAAAGAAACTGATTACAAAAGCTTTGGACAGAAGCCAATGAGCTGAGATCGATTTCAAACACAATAATCTCCGCCTCAGGGCTTTCTTTTTGAATTGCTTCTTTAACTTGAGCTGCCTTTTTCAAGTCTCTTGCTGTCATCACTATTTTCACTCCTCTCTTTGCCAATACTCTTGCTGTTTCTGCCCCAATTCCTGATGTTGCCCCTttaattcaaacaaaaattcgtaaaataatttacataaatttgagtataattttaatctatataaatatgtatgtatgtatgtatgtattctTTTGATGTGTGGTTGTTAAAAGCTgctatatacacacacacacacacaggTGAGTGTTGAAACAAAATACAATCTGAAAAGTGACAAAATCCTATCTCTGCTATTGATATGAGAGCCTCaaataatgaagaaaaaatgttaccataaaaaaaatagtataaTCCCACTTCTTAAATTTGAACCTTATTATTTgaagaagttaaaaaaaaaaaaaaattagctcagataaaaatttcataaataatccTTAAAATTATGAAAACTTTATCAAACTATAAAGACTATCTAtgagttattttttttaactaactAAAATTCTGAACTGAAAAAAGAAATTCtcttgagagagagagagagagagagagagagaagaataGAGATGCTGAATGCATGC
The sequence above is drawn from the Cucumis melo cultivar AY chromosome 2, USDA_Cmelo_AY_1.0, whole genome shotgun sequence genome and encodes:
- the LOC103502388 gene encoding short-chain dehydrogenase TIC 32 B, chloroplastic; translation: MGFSFSSSYKKRKRILLLKMVFSVSIILSLGKLMKDTLRYLAGIPGPSGYGSKSTAEQVSLFSSSSSQLTAIITGATSGIGAETARVLAKRGVKIVMTARDLKKAAQVKEAIQKESPEAEIIVFEIDLSSLASVQSFCNQFLSLGLPLNILINNAGVFSKNLEFSEDKVELTFATNYLGHYLLTERLLEKMIETAAKTGIEGRIINVSSVVHGWVKKDGLSFRQMLNPNRYNGTRAYAQSKLANILHAKELSRQLQGRNARVTINAVHPGIVKTAIIRAHKGFITDSLFFMASKLLKTTSQGASTTCYVALSSQTEGKSGKFYADCNETNCSSLANDELEAQKLWTQTRNLINRRLSKLPS